A region of Dioscorea cayenensis subsp. rotundata cultivar TDr96_F1 chromosome 5, TDr96_F1_v2_PseudoChromosome.rev07_lg8_w22 25.fasta, whole genome shotgun sequence DNA encodes the following proteins:
- the LOC120261862 gene encoding LOW QUALITY PROTEIN: syntaxin-124-like (The sequence of the model RefSeq protein was modified relative to this genomic sequence to represent the inferred CDS: inserted 1 base in 1 codon; deleted 1 base in 1 codon) — MNDLFSTTSFKKYTDLKRQAEMDDMEAGISSGTEAGKEXVNLDKFFEDVENIKDDIRGLENLYRRLQESNEESKTVHNAKTMKELRARMDADIEQVLRKAKAVKGKLEALDRSNAANRKVPGCGPGSSADRTRTSVVGGLGKKLKDLMDEFQGLRARITAEYKETVGRRYFTVTGQQADEGTIENLISSGESESFMQRAIQEQGRGQVMDTISEIQERHDAVKEIEKSLLDLHQVFLDMAALVEAQGQQLNDIESHVMHASSFVRRGTVELETAREYQKSSRKWMCIAVLLGTVVVAIMLFPVIVNIMNLM, encoded by the exons ATGAACGACCTCTTCTCAACAACGTCATTCAAGAAATACACAGACCTGAAACGCCAGGCTGAAATGGACGACATGGAAGCCGGAATATCATCCGGAACAGAAGCCGGCAAAG GCGTCAACCTCGACAAGTTCTTCGAAGACGTGGAGAACATT AAAGACGACATCCGTGGCCTAGAGAACCTCTACCGCCGGCTCCAAGAATCCAATGAAGAGAGCAAAACCGTCCATAATGCTAAAACAATGAAGGAACTACGTGCTCGCATGGACGCCGACATCGAGCAAGTGTTGCGCAAGGCCAAGGCAGTTAAAGGCAAGCTTGAAGCACTAGATAGGTCGAATGCGGCAAACCGGAAAGTCCCCGGTTGTGGACCAGGCTCATCGGCGGACAGAACAAGAACTTCCGTTGTGGGAGGGCTTGGGAAGAAGCTGAAAGACTTGATGGATGAGTTCCAAGGATTAAGAGCAAGGATAACAGCAGAGTATAAAGAGACAGTTGGGAGAAGGTATTTCACTGTGACAGGACAACAAGCGGATGAAGGGACAATAGAGAATTTGATATCAAGTGGAGAAAGTGAGAGTTTCATGCAAAGGGCAATACAGGAGCAAGGGAGAGGACAGGTGATGGACACCATATCGGAGATACAAGAAAGGCATGACGCGGTGAAGGAGATAGAGAAGAGTTTGTTGGATTTGCACCAGGTGTTCTTGGATATGGCCGCGTTGGTAGAGGCGCAAGGTCAGCAGTTGAATGATATTGAGAGTCATGTTATGCATGCCAGCTCGTTTGTGAGGAGAGGGACTGTGGAGCTGGAGACGGCGAGGGAGTATCAGAAGAGTTCTAGGAAGTGGATGTGCATTGCTGTGCTGCTTGGGACTGTGGTTGTTGCTATCATGCTCTTTCCCGTTATAGTTAATATCATGAATCTCATGTAA